Part of the Oreochromis aureus strain Israel breed Guangdong linkage group 20, ZZ_aureus, whole genome shotgun sequence genome, AGCGCTACGGCCTCGCTCTGACTGCTCCTCCGCGCCTGCACAAACACCCATTTGCATCATTTATTCATATCCACACAAGTGTTTCTGTTTCATAAACAAGTGGTGCTTAAAATCTAACCGCTACCTAAGTAACACAATGAATAGCAACACGCATTGATTAGAGCATGTGATAGTGCAGATCATGACACCACGTGGCattaaaactgcaaaacaaagaaattttATATTGAactatttttaaagttaataaCATTTACTTTCTGACATTTTATTTGAGAGCTTTAATTCGGAGTGAATAAATGTTTTCACTTAGAAATTCTGCTCTGGCACAAACAACTCATTGCTGACTGTCCAATCATGCAAGGCTTTGTAAAGATGCCAAAATAACTGCAGCACAACATGAGGATGTTTTAAAGATAGAGATAGACAGAATAATCAGTCATGTCACTTAGAAGCCAACATTAAATATACTCTGCTAATTTCCCCTAATGAAGACCATAATTTACCACAACTTGAAGCTATCAGCTGAGCCCATGAAGTCATCAGGAAAGCtttactgaggtcaaagatCAAGCTatacagcttcttcttctttttttgcaacTGCAGGATTTTGCAACTAATTGTAAAGTGAATCTTTATTGATATATACTTAGGTGTCATATGTAGTAATTAAGGGCACAGAGGAGGCTGTCAGAGTTTGTCTTTATGAGGGTAAGAGTTAATGAGATCTGTTTAAATCATTGCTATTTTCCCCCTCCTGTTTAGTGCATCGTTTTCCTGGGTTTATATAGTTCCCTGCTTCTCTTCCCTACTTGCAGTATTAAAATGTTATGATTATCttacttttttaaacaaaacaggAGAGCAGTTGTATGAGACTTGAGCGCATTCTTTGATGTCACAGAACAATTGGATGATTTTAGAAACATTGTAAtatgtaatttattttaaaaaataaaacaaaaacaaataaaccttTTAGGCATACTTTTCCCATTAAGGTTTCACTCCAACAATTACATGTGATGCATATAAACTACAGTAGGTTTTTATTGGTTattatttgtatgtttttcaCTTAAAAGTGCTTCCATTTGAAGTAATTTACCTGCAAAAATTCATCCATGAACCTTATCTTTCAAAACCTTTAACTACTCTGCGCGCTTTTTCCACCCACCTGCCTTTTAAGAAGCAGCCTAAATTTTAACAGATTTGAGAACCAAAAGATTCACAAGGCTATAGTTCAGGGAAGTTTGGTTAATTCACAGGGAAATCACCGTGCACATAACTCGTGGGCTGGATTCCTGGTGAATTTCTTTTAGGTTGCAAATATATAGCACCTCTAAAAAAATGTGTCTTCTTTATTGGAAAAGAGGTGTGAGACTGTGTGGGTGTGATTTAATCAGATAGGACTGGGATCGATGACAGCAGAGACTCAagcaccatcagattttgactcaagtgtttttaaaatttgacCTGCATTCTTCCTGGCATTGCTTTCTTTTCCCGCTCTGCTCTCTGCCCCCACACTGCACTTTCATTCTGTCTTGCTGTGATCAGTCAACCAGACCTTCACGCAGATATCCAAAGGAATAGTTCAAGAGCAGGGAACAGTTTGTGGATTCTATTTTTGCAACAACATTCTTCTCTTTAAGCCTCCAAGAAATGATGTTTTTAGACAGCAAAATCATTTTAGTTTAGGTGCAGAAATGGTGAGAATAAGTAAAGAATCCATTTCTGAAATGTGTTTCCTGTACATGTTTACCTTGTTTCTGCCACTCTCACAGGAACCAAGACTTGCCAGGATTTGGCTCTCTATAGCTGTGACCCACGAGTCCCTCTCGTCCATGTTCGAAGCTTCAAAGTGCCATGTCTGCCCAGTAAACGACACTATGATGAAGTCAGCATTCTCTTCCTCTGCGAAGAGAGGGTGAAGCCGGAGAAACATGACATGAGATTTGCATGCATTCGACAAACCGAGAGAATGAATCCATTGAACTTTCAGTCGGTGGaggaaaaattaatgaaaagcaaagcaaaacaaaacaaaaaaaaacaaaacagtggttTAGACTGAGACATGAGGACAGAAAAATCTTTGGGTTAATTACGCTGAGGGTAATTCAAACAAACATTGGGATGTAGATTATGGATGTCAGGCACACAGGGAAGGAAAACAGTCAGAGAGCACAAGCTGTGTCAGCACCATCACCCTCACTTGTTACCTGTCTTATTAATGTTTCTCAAGCTACCAAAGCTCTTTAATTTCCACATTTTGCGTTTGGCTGCAGAGCGAGAGATAAGcaagagaagagaaagagaagtgCAAGTGTTAGGAAAAAAAGGCAGATACGAAATATTCAGAGAAAGACAAACACCTTTATTAATCTTTATCCACACAGAAGAGAAAGAAcggaaaaaacaggaaaagctgtgcaggttaaaaaaaaagtcagaatatAAGCAAAGTGTTTGTCTTAGTAGGAAGTAATGACTATAAAAGTCTCTCAGAACTAAAGAATAAagattttatttagttattatttTGAGTAAAACTGTTTCTGTATTTATAAAGCAAACAGGAAAAGCCCATTTCTTATTAAACTTAAACTTTTAGCATCAGTAGTTGTGCTTTGTGGAATGACGATGTTACCTTCGGCTTGCCCGACGGCTGCATCCCCTTTCTGATTCATGCTCTTCTTCCTCCTGTTCTTCTTCCTGTCGCTCATGGGAGATGATTGGCTGGGATCTTTTCCACCAAACGAACCGGCTGTCGCTTCCAGGGCATCTGACATTTGGCGCAAAGATAACAAATCATACATGACAGAATTGTTTTCAGTCGCAGCGGAGTTGAGGCTACACCCAGAGTGTCTGAGCCGGCGACGGCGGCTGAAAGGTTTTATTCCCTGCGGTACGTACCGACACTTTGTGCTTTGGTGGACAATGAGGAGGGGCAGCGCTGAAGTCCTCGTTCACCTCCTTGAGGGGACAAACCGCCAGACCGGTCATCGGCAACGACAGAGAGGGTAGCTGGACACAACTGAGGAACtgatgaagagagagaaagtgaagtGTTTATATTCAATAGGCCATATTTTTAAGATCATATTTTTAAGGCTAAGAAACTTATTGTTATCTAAAGCTTTATTTTCAAGTATAAAAGTCCAGGAACAAACATATGGAAGTAAGATAAAACtatactttatactttatatacagtcttcAAAGTATGGTCTATTTATCCTCCTAAAGAAGACGTACCTGTACTGGTGCTATCAGCGGCTGGCAGCTCTTTACTCAGCCCGTTGACTCCAGGCACAGCTCCAGGGGGGGCAGGCGAGGGGCCTGTCGGTGCGACTGCTCTTGGAGGACGTTTCCCAGGAACTTTAACAGTCACACGCAGCAGATCGATTTCCTTTCCGTGGGTATTCTGCGTGTAGTCCTGCAGAGGACAAAATATTGCATGGTTTTAATCATCTTAGTGATCTGTAAGGTTTTCTGAAACAGTCTTTAAGTCAGTCATGGGGTTATTTTTTCCTCAAAAGGCCCTGATTTAAACaactgaattaaaatatgatgcAAATAGCATCACATCTTATGAATTCTGCTGAACTACCTAAATTTCTGTAGATGTAGCAAATAAGAATGGGTCTTTCTTTCAAAAAccaataacaaaaacaatctAAAAGCATAACGGGTCCCTTTAAATGTGAAAAGCTGCAGATCTTCTCTCCCCCCTGCTCGTTTACTGTCGTATCGATCGGTGTTTTCTTACACTGGAGCTGGAGTGATAAGACAGCGTGCCATTGTTGGACAGGGTGACGTATTTCTTCTTCCACTCCTTATTCAGAGAGCTCCCACTCCTCTTCCACAGGATGCCCTGTCAAAAGCAACAACCGGGGTGGCATCAGTCACTGCAAACCACAGTCTGAATCTGCCTAAATTTAGAGCCGCCCCTTCAAAGTGTACCAGAAAGAGTTCGACAGCAATAGCTGAGAGCTCTTGTATTAATAGAACACCCTTGAGAAAGGTTGAAAAGGATGAAACAACAGACGTCTGTGCTGCTTATGTAAGACAAAATAAATAGACAAATGTATTTCTGTTCCCATCTTATTTCTGACAAGGGAATTGGCTCGTGTTATTGTTATAACTGCAGCGTGTAAATACCCCCATCACTGGATATTCGGGTTATTTTTGCTTGTAACAGAAACCAAACCTGTTTGATTGGAACACCCCGCAGGCTGCTCAGGTCGCCTTTAGCGTCGCCACCTCTTTTGTCTGTGTCCCGGTTCTGCAACAAATCCAACAGAATTTAAAGTGTTAAAAAAGAAGGGGAGACGATTTCAGCGGGGAGAGTCAGAGGGGGGCGAATGGagtgaaatgagagtgagatGACAGGAGACTAAAAGGTGTGAGACACCAGCAGTTGGCGGTGACTGACCTTGAAGAGCGAGGGCCGTCTGGGGATGCTCTTCAGCGAGCGAGCGTTGACGCTGCCTCCCCCGTCTCCCTGTGCAACTCGTAGCTCTCTGTGGCTCACCACAGGGGTGGAGGGGAGGGAGTAGGCGTAGCCGATACTGGGGCCATTACTGGcctgagaggaggaggaattgGAGGCGGAGGTGGAGGAGGTCGGGAGGTCAGGATGCAGGGATGGGAATGGAGATgagaagagatggagagagtgaGGATGGGGTGAAAGACGAAACAGAGTCACAAAAAAGGTGATGATGAGTGACAGCGTGAAGTCTTCAGTCGATCGGTGTGATCGATGGAAACTGATGGATGAAGAACAGGGCGGGCCGTGTTTTCATTGACTAAGGTAAAGTAATCAAACACGACACAAGCGTTGGTGTACACAACCTTAGATGATCCTTTGAAtgtcatttacattttaaatattacGATTAAAGCATGTTTTCACAAATAACTTAAACAAAAAGGGATAAAAACAGGACGATATTAACAGTTGGAAGTCGTGTCCAATGTACTGTACTCTACAGGGTGGGCTCATTTTTAACATCAGTGCCTTGATGCCAATAATGGATGAATTTCTGagataaacataaatataaatacataaatatttggagtttaggttttatttttatagtcgCTGGGATATTTCCAGGGATAATGCTTTGGTCCACCAGCACCAATttgttaaatgttaataatactTATGTTAGTAAGTTATTAATCATGTCTGTTTTatggttgttttctgttttactttgaaggttagATGTACTTCCTGTCTCCATCTCCCCCGACTCCCTGATTGTTTTCAAAGTAATGCACTATTTCCCTCTGAatatcacaaaaaacaaaacaaatatcctACATTTAGACTTACGTACCTAAGTAAATGTATTGCTTCACACCAACGCTTAAAGCTGCAGAagttttcaaaatgtatttttaaaatatacaatatattTAATCCtcttttgattatatttgtaCTACAAATATACAAAGCCTTGAGGTTAATGCTCACTTCCACCTGCTCACACTTCACTTACATATCATAACCTGAAACTGCTCAAGTGTCACTATTTTTGGTCATCATGAAACAACATAGTTCTcgaaaatgagaaaaaggagTTATGATTTCCCAAAAACAGCAACATGATTTATTACTGTATGTTGCTCACCAAAGGGGACAATTTTTCTGCAAACCTGCTCTAAGAGGAAAAATGACCCCAGTgtacaaaaactgcagttcctctaatggccactagAAGGTGGCGCTAGATGAGAGTCAACCTCCATTGTCTCTCATGTTAAAGTGCGCAGATTTACATCATTATGAAGCGTATTTACAGCCTGACAAAGGACAGTTTGGGGTCTGATCTTGGATTCTGGAGTTAGAGGCGTGGCTGCTTTGACTAACAAAACTGGCGACGTTAAACTCGACCTCTCCACCGGGCCTGTAATACTGGTGCCTTTTGGAGCGTTTATGCTTTATTTGCCTTTTACTAAGACTTAACTCTAATTAGTAGGTGTCTTTTCTGTGCATTGCACCTGTACATTTTATCTATGCAACATGCGTACGTCTCACTTTTATCTtaatatggtcacttctggctACAGAAAACAAAACGGCACCGGTCCAAACGCCAGTATAAGCAACATTTTGTTATTACTCTTGAAAAGTACATTTTTGATTTGTCTTTGAGCCAAGATGTGATGTATTCAATGGACGTCCTTTAACATAAAGAATATTTGCTGATTAAGTAATCACTAAAGTTATTTTGATCCAGTCTGAgggtaagtaaataaataaatatttgtgccaaatttcCTTGCAATGCATTTGGTAGTTATTGAAATGTGCCCAGTCTGTGCCAAAATCAGCGTGTGCTGCTGACTTATATCCCCAGAGTCTTTCTGCTagcacagcttaaaacaatctGATCAGCTGGCATTAGAAGAACAGCAGGAGCGCTGCCTTTTAAAACGGTGAAGGAGTGCTTTAATTTTGAAGACAGCATCAGCATAGCAACAGCAGAACACTTTCATAAGTGTCCTATATTTATCATGTCTTATGTAATATCTGTCTAGACCGAAAGAAGATTGTGTTTACTCAAACAGTCGACTAATAACTACCGAGAAGGCGTCACACCTGACTGTCATAGTTGCTGCTCTCCCGTTGTTTCTAACGCAGTTCTTCAAATGTGCTCAACGTGCTGAACTTTTTGTTTTGGGAGTAAAGTGAATTTAAAGAAGATGTAATCGGCAACGAGGGCCAAGAAATATTCAAATCAATATTTGAATCCGgacaaataattatctgaagtaGGAAATACATGATAGAATATCCactcaaaaatatttttgtccCCGATAAACATGAAGCAAAGTAATTTGGTTAAAATGCaactaaatatataaaatcaaaggtttattcattcaaataattaattattatggAAAATAAGCTTAGATGATATGAATGTAAAACAATCACGTAAACTTCATTAGACCAGATTCTGTAAAATTTTGTTTTACATGGAAAATTTTACATGTaatcaaattatttaaaatccGCATTTTgggataaatattttttaagtgtGTGGTGGAAAGCAATCACTACCGTTACTTCAGGTATTGCAATTTAATTTACTTCTGCTTTTCAGAGAGATATTGCACTATTACCTCACTGGATTTACTTAATATCCACATATCTTTTCATCTGAAACATGTAGATGGTGAACGAATTCATGCAGAAGAAGAATGTAGAATATATAAATTTATATCTCACAGCAAACTGTGTTGTGCtttttccaacactgaaaaaagtcCTATTAAGGAGGATATTAAGGAGAAAGTAACGCTCAGTCTAAAACGACCCCATTAAAGAATGCTTTCTTTAGTCGGGAAGAAAAATCATCACATAACTGAACAatataaacaagtaaataagtaaaaatgttatttcaaaAGCAAGTTACCCCCAACAACTGCTGAGCATTTTTGTAAAAagctctccgtgaatcgctaccttatcgtggtggaggggtttgtgtgtcacagggatcccaggggctatgttgtctgggggcttttgccccctggtagggtctcccatggcaaattggtcctgggtgagggaccagacaaagagcgattcagaagacccgtatgaaaagaacatcgagggaacagtttaccctgcccgggatagggttaccggggccccgcctggagccaggcccgggagggtgcccgagggcggcgtctggtggcgggccttggtccatggggcccggccgggcacagcccgaagaggagacatgggcccatcctcccagcaggcccaccacccgcagggaggcgccataggggtcgggtgcaatgtgtgtcgggcggcggccaggagcggaggccctggcggaccgatcccggctgccaagactggcaatagggacatggaatgtcacctctctggtggggaaggagcctgagttagtgcgtgaggttgagaagtaccggctagatatagtcgggctcacctcacgcatggcttgggctctggaactagtctcctggagaggggctggactctgtctcagtctggagttgcccctggtgagaggcggcgggctggggtgggtattctaatatcccccggcttgctgccggtgcgctggggtttttcccggtggatgagagggtttgttccctgcgcctcagggtcagggaacgggtcctgactgtcatctgcgcttatgcgcccgagtggcagttcagagtacccagccttcttagagtccctgggggtgctggaaggtgccccacctggagactctgttgtcctactgggagacttcaatgctcacgtgggtaacgacagcgagacctggaggggcgtgattgggaggaacggcctccctgatctgaaccccgagtggtgttttgttattggacttctgtgcaaatcacagtttggccataacgaacaccttgttcaaacataagagtgtccataagtgcacgtggcaccaggatgctctagggccgcaggtcgatgatcgattttgtaatcgtatcaccagacctgcgaccatatgttctggacactcgggtaaagagagggctgagctgtcaactgatcaccacctggtggtgagttggatcaggtggcggggaggacgctggacagacccggtgcacctaaacgcgtagtgagggtgtgctgggaacgtctagcagaggccccagtccgcgagatcttcaacgcacacctccggcagagcttcaacaacattccgagggagactggggacattgagtccgaatggaccatgttcagcgtctccattgccgggctgctgcattgagctgcggccgcaaggtggttggtgcctgccgtggtggtaatccccaaccaaatggtggacaccagaggtgaagggagccaccaggctgaagaaggagtcctatcgggcttggttagcctgtgggactccagaggcagctgacaggtatcgacaggccaagcggaatgcggctcaggcagtggctgaagcaaaaactcgggtgtgggaggagttcggagaggccatggaaaagactttcggactgcctcgaagagattctggcaaaccgtcaggcgtctcaggaggggaaagcggtgctctacctgcactgtgtatagtgctggcggtgcgctgctgacgccgactgagaaaattgtcagacggtggaaggaatactgaggacctccttaatcccactgacacgccttccgaggaggaagcagagtctggggatgagggaatgacccgccaatttctggggtcgaggtcactgaggcagttaaacaactcctcggtggcagagcccctggtgttgatgaggtccgcccgagttcctgaaggctctggacgctgtagggctgtcctggttgacacgcctctgcaatgttgcgtggagatcaggggcagtaccctggactggcagaccgggtggtggtccccatctttaagaagggagaccggagggtgtgttccaactataggggatcacactcctcagcctccccggaaagtctatgccagggtgctggaaaggagagttcgtccgttagtcgaacctcggatacaggaggaacaatgcggttttcgtcctggtcgcggaacactggaccagctctttatcctctcgaggatacttgagggtgcatgggagtttgcccaaccagtctacatgtgttttgtggacttggagaaggcattcgaccgtgtccctcgggtgtcctgtgggaggtgttgcgggagtatggggtgtctggcccactgttacgggccattcgatccctatacaaccgttgcaagagtttggttcgcattgccggcaataagtcggacttgtttccggtgggtgatgggctccgccagggctgccctttgtcaccgattctgttcataatttttatggacaggatttctaggcgcagccaagtggcggagggctttcacttggtggcctcagaatctcatctctgctttttgcggatgatgtggttctgatggcttcatcgggtgggggcctccagctcgcactggaacggttcgcagccgagtgtgaagcagcgggaatgaggatcagcacctccaaatctgaggccatggttctcagccggaaaagggtggagtgcccactccgggtcggggatgagttcctgccccaagtggaggagtttaagtatcttggggtcttgttcgcgagtgatgggagaagggagccggagatcgacagacggattggtgctgcggctgcagtgatgcggacgctgcaccggtccgtcgtggtgaagagggagctgagtgtaaaagcgaagctctcaatttacgggtcgatctacgtcccgacctcacctatggccacgagctgtgggtagtgaccgaaagaacgagatcgcgggtacaagcggcagaaatgagcttcctccgaagggtggctggcctctcccttagagatagggtgagaagttcggccatccgggaggggctcagagtagagccgctgctcctccacatcgaaaggagccagttgaggtggttcgggcatctgacaaggatgcccctgggcgcctcctgggtgaggtgttcgggcatgtcccaccgggaggaggcccagggcagaccaggaggcgctggagagattatatctctcggctggcctgggaacgccttggtgttccccggatgagctggaggaggtggctggggagagggaggtctgggcttctctgcttaggctgctgcccccgcgacccgacttcggataaagcggatgaggatggatggatggatggctctATGTGGTGAGATAAGATCTTCTACCACTAAGTTTTGAAAGCGGATCTGTTCTACTTACCAAACAAAAAAcggtttcattttatttaccaCTTTTCTGCCACAGTAACACAAAGTCCACCGATCACATGCAAAAAGTTAGGTAGTTACTTAGAAAAAGGCTTGAAAATGTCAGGATTATCAAGATAAAGCTATCAGGGATGTGTGGTTTGTGTTTCATATACCATTAAATGTGCAAATGCATTATGGGGTATCTCCTATGGGAGTGACCCAGCAGTAAAAACGAGAAAGGACGTGTTACCTGTCCAGGGAACGACGCTGATCCAGGTGTGGAGCCTCCCGAGTGACTGGGTGAGTTAGGCAGAGACTTGCAGGCCTGAAGTGCCGCCTGCTTCTTCTGAGCTACAATCTTCtgagcagctgaaaaacaaacacttaaacAGTTGAGTCTGTTTTAAATGTCAGTGTGTAAATAGTAgtgggtggggttttttttaattttattttccttgtgAATCACATCCTTAAGCCTgttcttttgtttgtgctgatatcACTTATAAAATGTGAGTCAGCTCACCCTCTGAAAACACTCGGTCAACGTTGAACCCGTAGGTGGCGCAGGTCTCGTAGAAGAGGGAGTGACGCACGTCAATGCACAGCTGTCTGGCTCTCTGATCTTCAATCACGCGAGGGTTGGTGCTGCTGATTTTatctaaagaaagaaacaagatCAACATTGTAACACCTGCTTGTCCCATAAGCATCTTCTTTTGTTGTGGATGTTACGAACCCATTCCTATGAATGGAACTTGCTGTACACTTTGCACATCTTGCTTGTAATCCTTAATTCTTCATAGCATAGATTCAActaggtgctggaaacattcctcagggattctggtccatattgacatgatagcatcacacaggaAGCTCCtgccacatcccaaaggtgctctattggattgagatctgatgactgTGCTGGGCGTTTGAGTGGAGTGAAATCACTGTcaggaaaccagtttgagatgatctgagcacCGCCAACAGCCTGAGCTGCTGATAcaaagcaggatggatccatgctttcatgttatttACGCTAAATTCTTACTGCACCATCTGAATGTTGAAGCAGAAATCCAGTCTCATTAGAGCATGTGACGATTGTTTGTTGTTTAGTTTTGGTGAGCTCATGTACATTATAGCATCAATTTCCTGTTCTTAACTGACAGGACTGGCAACCAATGGGGTCTCTGCTGCTTCAAGGTTTAACAGGTTGTGCATTTATCGAGCTTCTTCTGGACATTTTGATTGTATCGGGTGGTTATTTGTATTATTGCAGCGTTCCTATCAGCTTGCAGCAGTGACCATTTTCCTCTGAACTCTGGCAAAACATGGTATTTACACCCAGAGAGCTGCTAAGGAAGGAGACCCTGAATCCTcctagttatgctgcaataggtgtaggctgctgggggattcccatgatgcactgagtgtttcttcttcagtcacctttctcactcactatttgttaatacacctctctgcattgaatcatacttgttattaatctctggctctcttccacagcatgtcttcatccttgtcttccttctctcaccctaaccggtcgcagcagatggccccgcccctccctgcgcctggttctgccggaggtttcttcctgttaaaagggagtttttccttcccactgtcaccaaagtgtttcctcatagggggtcatatgattgttgggtttttctctgtattactgtggGGTCTACCTTAGAATATAAAGTGCCATGAGGGGACTGTTATTGTGACTTGGCGCggcataaataaaattgaaataaattgaattgaactgctgctcactggatattacAGTCTCTCATCACTTAAgcttaaatgcactgagttcCTGTTATGTGACTGATTAACTTAAGATTGTgtcacataataataataatggattggatttatatagcgcttttcaaggcacccaaagcgctttacaatgccattatttattcacgctcacattcacacactggtggaggcaagctacggttgtagccacagctgccctggggcagactgacagaagcgaggctgccatatcgcactgacagaagcgagactgacagaagcgaggcagccatatcgcaccatcggcccctctggccaacaccagtaggcagtagggtaaagtgtcttgcccaaggacacaacgaccaggacagagaggctggggatcgaaccggcaaccttccggttacaggtgcccttcccaaccccctgagccacggtcaccCATAACTAAGTTAATAAAGGTTTGGGCTCTGAATATTTGAGGGTACATGACTGATTTGTGTGTTTACCTTGTGTGCCGACCACTATGACTGGGATGTCTGAGCGGAAGGCGCTGAGCTGGCTGTAGAGCTGATAGAGCTCCTGGAAACTGGCCTCATTCTCCAGACTGAAGACCAGGATGACTGCATCAGCCCAGCTGCTGAACTGCAGGAGGAAAAGGATAGATGGGCAGATGTTATCTTACTGTGCACTGATGGATGATGAAATGTGTAGTGTTACAGttctgtcacactcacacacacaaacacacacatacacatcatCACAAAGAAGCACCTGTGCATCAGGTGGTCCAGCCTCCTCTCTGATCAATAATAAATGACTCTGACCATCCACCAGCACTTCCTTTTTGTACCGGCCACCTGTCAGGAACAATGACAGTGACAGACAGGTTATTCAGCA contains:
- the agap2 gene encoding arf-GAP with GTPase, ANK repeat and PH domain-containing protein 2; this translates as MTSNSKTVNSAAIKAEIKRHDSLQTAINRLAKQFERVGDQQLRSGLKVYLHSIQVNIANSQEWTLSRSIPELRLGVLGSLKSGKSALVNKYITGSYSAVEKPDGGRYKKEVLVDGQSHLLLIREEAGPPDAQFSSWADAVILVFSLENEASFQELYQLYSQLSAFRSDIPVIVVGTQDKISSTNPRVIEDQRARQLCIDVRHSLFYETCATYGFNVDRVFSEAAQKIVAQKKQAALQACKSLPNSPSHSGGSTPGSASFPGQASNGPSIGYAYSLPSTPVVSHRELRVAQGDGGGSVNARSLKSIPRRPSLFKNRDTDKRGGDAKGDLSSLRGVPIKQGILWKRSGSSLNKEWKKKYVTLSNNGTLSYHSSSSDYTQNTHGKEIDLLRVTVKVPGKRPPRAVAPTGPSPAPPGAVPGVNGLSKELPAADSTSTVPQLCPATLSVVADDRSGGLSPQGGERGLQRCPSSLSTKAQSVDALEATAGSFGGKDPSQSSPMSDRKKNRRKKSMNQKGDAAVGQAEEEENADFIIVSFTGQTWHFEASNMDERDSWVTAIESQILASLGSCESGRNKARRSSQSEAVALQAIRNAKGNSQCVDCEAPNPTWASLNLGALICIECSGIHRNLGTHLSRVRSLDLDDWPGELTQVLAAIGNHMANSIWESCTQGRTKPTPSATREERESWIRAKYEQRAFVPPLVPASGTQLPDDGVPVWLLSAVTDRDLPRLLLLLAHSTKEQINAPPAGSPSLPRTALHAACQLGDVVMTQLLIWYGIDVKAKDNQGQTAMMLATKKGSKSCIDILLQHGCPNETSPTAATPVLSRRSSTASLGRTSSRKR